A genomic segment from Bos taurus isolate L1 Dominette 01449 registration number 42190680 breed Hereford chromosome 1, ARS-UCD2.0, whole genome shotgun sequence encodes:
- the KCNMB3 gene encoding calcium-activated potassium channel subunit beta-3 isoform X1, translating into MGWPAFSTSGTRRNTDHNDGDPPDVHRKLPSSAGEDRAMLLGFAMMGFSVLMFFVLGVTILKPFLLSTQREESNCTIIHVHTMDDWTDCAFTCGMDCRGQGKYPCLQLFVKLTHSGQKVLLHYNEEAVQINSKCFYTPKCHQHRNDLLSGALDIKEFFDHKNGTPFSCFYSPDSQSEDVILIKKYDQMVIFHCLFWPLLTLLGGVLIGGMVRLTQYLSFLCEKHSTAFRGEVSGKVLHMAQHQFKLWRVGRSKGRSRETLRWWPN; encoded by the exons ATGGGTTG GCCAGCCTTTTCTACCTCAGGGACGAGGAGAAACACAGACCACAATGATGGAGACCCACCAGACGTGCACAGGAAGCTACCATCCAGTGCTGGAGAGGACCGGGCCATGCTGCTAGGGTTTGCAATGATGGGTTTCTCGGTCCTAATGTTCTTCGTGCTTGGAGTAACCATCCTGAAGCCCTTCTTGCTCAG CACTCAGAGAGAAGAATCGAACTGCACTATCATTCATGTGCACACCATGGATGACTGGACGGACTGTGCATTTACCTGTGGGATGGACTGCCGAGGTCAGGGCAAGTACCCGTGTCTCCAGCTATTTGTGAAGCTCACCCATTCAGGTCAGAAAGTGCTCCTACATTATAATGAAGAGGCTGTCCAGATAAATTCCAAG TGCTTCTACACACCTAAGTGCCACCAGCATAGAAATGATTTGCTCAGTGGTGCTCTGGACATAAAGGAATTCTTCGATCACAAAAATGGGACCCCGTTTTCATGCTTCTACAGTCCAGACAGCCAATCCGAAGATGTCATTCTCATAAAAAAGTACGACCAGATGGTGATCTTCCACTGTTTATTCTGGCCTTTGCTGACCCTGCTGGGTGGTGTCCTGATAGGTGGCATGGTGAGATTAACACAGTACCTGTCCTTCTTGTGTGAAAAACACAGCACTGCATTCAGAGGTGAGGTAAGTGGCAAAGTTCTTCATATGGCCCAGCATCAATTCAAACTGTGGCGTGTTGGGAGGAGCAAAGGAAGGAGCAGAGAAACCTTAAGATGGTGGCCAAATTAG
- the KCNMB3 gene encoding calcium-activated potassium channel subunit beta-3, which translates to MQPFSIPVQITLQGGQRRQGRPAFSTSGTRRNTDHNDGDPPDVHRKLPSSAGEDRAMLLGFAMMGFSVLMFFVLGVTILKPFLLSTQREESNCTIIHVHTMDDWTDCAFTCGMDCRGQGKYPCLQLFVKLTHSGQKVLLHYNEEAVQINSKCFYTPKCHQHRNDLLSGALDIKEFFDHKNGTPFSCFYSPDSQSEDVILIKKYDQMVIFHCLFWPLLTLLGGVLIGGMVRLTQYLSFLCEKHSTAFRGEVSGKVLHMAQHQFKLWRVGRSKGRSRETLRWWPN; encoded by the exons GCCAGCCTTTTCTACCTCAGGGACGAGGAGAAACACAGACCACAATGATGGAGACCCACCAGACGTGCACAGGAAGCTACCATCCAGTGCTGGAGAGGACCGGGCCATGCTGCTAGGGTTTGCAATGATGGGTTTCTCGGTCCTAATGTTCTTCGTGCTTGGAGTAACCATCCTGAAGCCCTTCTTGCTCAG CACTCAGAGAGAAGAATCGAACTGCACTATCATTCATGTGCACACCATGGATGACTGGACGGACTGTGCATTTACCTGTGGGATGGACTGCCGAGGTCAGGGCAAGTACCCGTGTCTCCAGCTATTTGTGAAGCTCACCCATTCAGGTCAGAAAGTGCTCCTACATTATAATGAAGAGGCTGTCCAGATAAATTCCAAG TGCTTCTACACACCTAAGTGCCACCAGCATAGAAATGATTTGCTCAGTGGTGCTCTGGACATAAAGGAATTCTTCGATCACAAAAATGGGACCCCGTTTTCATGCTTCTACAGTCCAGACAGCCAATCCGAAGATGTCATTCTCATAAAAAAGTACGACCAGATGGTGATCTTCCACTGTTTATTCTGGCCTTTGCTGACCCTGCTGGGTGGTGTCCTGATAGGTGGCATGGTGAGATTAACACAGTACCTGTCCTTCTTGTGTGAAAAACACAGCACTGCATTCAGAGGTGAGGTAAGTGGCAAAGTTCTTCATATGGCCCAGCATCAATTCAAACTGTGGCGTGTTGGGAGGAGCAAAGGAAGGAGCAGAGAAACCTTAAGATGGTGGCCAAATTAG